A genomic segment from Longimicrobium sp. encodes:
- a CDS encoding Dabb family protein, translating into MIMEESMKKVRHIVIFKYAAAAAADQIQQVTDALAALTHKIPGIRSFEHGVNNSPEKKNLGFTHVYQFTFDDAASRDIYLEHPDHIQFQHFVGQLGILNDAFVVDYKVAVAVDARRDERDAPSSTCCHGRRD; encoded by the coding sequence ATGATCATGGAGGAATCAATGAAGAAGGTACGTCACATCGTGATCTTCAAGTACGCGGCGGCTGCGGCCGCCGATCAGATTCAGCAGGTGACGGATGCGCTCGCGGCCCTGACACACAAGATCCCGGGCATCAGGTCGTTCGAGCACGGCGTAAACAACAGCCCGGAAAAGAAGAACCTGGGCTTCACGCACGTCTACCAATTCACCTTCGACGACGCGGCCTCACGCGATATCTATCTGGAACATCCCGACCACATACAGTTCCAGCACTTCGTCGGCCAACTCGGCATCCTCAACGATGCGTTCGTCGTAGACTACAAGGTCGCTGTCGCCGTGGACGCGCGGCGAGATGAGCGAGACGCTCCATCCAGCACCTGTTGCCACGGGCGGCGCGACTGA